A stretch of Maniola hyperantus chromosome 15, iAphHyp1.2, whole genome shotgun sequence DNA encodes these proteins:
- the LOC117988723 gene encoding transmembrane protein 222, producing MNSDQSPGSPIDLSDREQAVLMDPIDHARSRYPYCIVWTPIPVLTWIFPFLGHMGICMSNGVIRDFAGPYFVSEDLMAFGNPTKYWQLSPHRAINGQAGWDAAVAEASEIYKKRMHIIFYDNCHSHVATALNIMSYGGCKNWNMVKLALYMIPYSRYVSFGAFLKTWLPFLIIVAFICGLAAVI from the exons ATGAACAGTGACCAAAGTCCTGGAAGCCCTATAGACTTAAGTGACCGCGAACAGGCAGTCCTGATGGATCCTATAGACCATGCTCGATCCCGGTATCCGTACTGCATAGTGTGGACACCTATACCAGTTCTAAC GTGGATTTTCCCATTCCTGGGCCACATGGGAATATGCATGTCAAATGGGGTGATAAGAGACTTTGCTGGCCCATACTTTGTGTCGGAAGACCTCATGGCGTTTGGAAACCCCACCAAGTACTGGCAGCTGTCTCCCCATAGAGCTATAAATGGGCAGGCGGGCTGGGATGCTGCTGTTGCGGAGGCATCAGAGATATACAAGAAAAGAATG CACATAATATTCTATGACAACTGCCACTCGCACGTAGCAACGGCCCTCAACATCATGAGCTATGGCGGCTGCAAGAACTGGAATATGGTCAAACTGGCTCTCTACATGATACCATACTCACGATATGTCAG TTTTGGGGCATTCCTGAAGACGTGGTTACCGTTTTTGATCATCGTTGCGTTCATTTGCGGGCTGGCGGCAGTTATATAA